A region of Arabidopsis thaliana chromosome 5, partial sequence DNA encodes the following proteins:
- the TTR1 gene encoding Disease resistance protein (TIR-NBS-LRR class) translates to MERIGIYSKLLEIEKMINKQPLDIRCVGIWGMPGIGKTTLAKAVFDQMSGEFDAHCFIEDYTKAIQEKGVYCLLEEQFLKENAGASGTVTKLSLLRDRLNNKRVLVVLDDVRSPLVVESFLGGFDWFGPKSLIIITSKDKSVFRLCRVNQIYEVQGLNEKEALQLFSLCASIDDMAEQNLHEVSMKVIKYANGHPLALNLYGRELMGKKRPPEMEIAFLKLKECPPAIFVDAIKSSYDTLNDREKNIFLDIACFFQGENVDYVMQLLEGCGFFPHVGIDVLVEKSLVTISENRVRMHNLIQDVGRQIINRETRQTKRRSRLWEPCSIKYLLEDKEQNENEEQKTTFERAQVPEEIEGMFLDTSNLSFDIKHVAFDNMLNLRLFKIYSSNPEVHHVNNFLKGSLSSLPNVLRLLHWENYPLQFLPQNFDPIHLVEINMPYSQLKKLWGGTKDLEMLKTIRLCHSQQLVDIDDLLKAQNLEVVDLQGCTRLQSFPATGQLLHLRVVNLSGCTEIKSFPEIPPNIETLNLQGTGIIELPLSIVKPNYRELLNLLAEIPGLSGVSNLEQSDLKPLTSLMKISTSYQNPGKLSCLELNDCSRLRSLPNMVNLELLKALDLSGCSELETIQGFPRNLKELYLVGTAVRQVPQLPQSLEFFNAHGCVSLKSIRLDFKKLPVHYTFSNCFDLSPQVVNDFLVQAMANVIAKHIPRERHVTGFSQKTVQRSSRDSQQELNKTLAFSFCAPSHANQNSKLDLQPGSSSMTRLDPSWRNTLVGFAMLVQVAFSEGYCDDTDFGISCVCKWKNKEGHSHRREINLHCWALGKAVERDHTFVFFDVNMRPDTDEGNDPDIWADLVVFEFFPVNKQRKPLNDSCTVTRCGVRLITAVNCNTSIENISPVLSLDPMEVSGNEDEEVLRVRYAGLQEIYKALFLYIAGLFNDEDVGLVAPLIANIIDMDVSYGLKVLAYRSLIRVSSNGEIVMHYLLRQMGKEILHTESKKTDKLVDNIQSSMIATKEIEITRSKSRRKNNKEKRVVCVVDRGSRSSDLWVWRKYGQKPIKSSPYPRSYYRCASSKGCFARKQVERSRTDPNVSVITYISEHNHPFPTLRNTLAGSTRSSSSKCSDVTTSASSTVSQDKEGPDKSHLPSSPASPPYAAMVVKEEDMEQWDNMEFDVDVEEDTFIPELFPEDTFADMDKLEENSQTMFLSRRSSGGNMEAQGKNSSDDREVNLPSKILNR, encoded by the exons ATGGAACGAATTGGAATATATTCGAAGCTGCTGGAGATTGAGAAAATGATTAACAAGCAACCGTTGGACATCCGTTGTGTTGGAATTTGGGGTATGCCTGGCATAGGCAAGACTACACTTGCTAAAGCAGTCTTTGACCAAATGTCTGGTGAGTTTGATGCTCATTGCTTTATTGAAGACTACACCAAAGCTATTCAAGAGAAGGGTGTTTATTGTTTGCTGGAGGAAcagtttttgaaagaaaatgcTGGTGCTAGTGGTACCGTTACGAAATTGAGCTTGCTTAGGGATAGATTAAACAATAAGAGGgttcttgttgttcttgatgatgtcCGCAGTCCTCTGGTTGTGGAGTCTTTTCTTGGAGGGTTTGACTGGTTTGGTCCCAAAAGTCTAATCATCATAACCTCCAAAGATAAATCGGTGTTTCGCCTTTGTCGAGTCAATCAAATATACGAGGTTCAGGGTTTAAATGAGAAAGAGGCTCTTCAACTCTTCTCTTTGTGTGCGTCTATAGACGATATGGCAGAGCAGAATCTCCACGAGGTGTCAATGAAAGTTATTAAATATGCTAATGGCCATCCATTAGCTCTCAATCTCTATGGCAGAGAACTGATGGGGAAGAAAAGACCACCAGAAATGGAGATAGCATTCCTCAAACTCAAGGAATGTCCTCCAGCTATTTTTGTTGATGCAATCAAGAGCTCGTATGACACACTCAATGACagggaaaaaaacatttttttggacATAGCTTGTTTCTTCCAGGGAGAAAATGTTGACTACGTGATGCAACTGCTTGAGGGTTGTGGTTTCTTTCCACATGTTGGAATTGATGTTCTTGTGGAGAAGAGTCTGGTGACTATTTCAGAAAACCGAGTGCGGATGCATAACTTGATCCAAGATGTTGGCCgacaaataataaatagagAAACAAGACAGACTAAGAGGCGCAGCAGACTGTGGGAACCTTGCAgcatcaaatatttattagaaGATAAGGAACAAAAcgaaaatgaagaacaaaaaacaacttttgaaCGTGCTCAG GTCCCTGAAGAGATCGAAGGCATGTTTCTGGACACATCAAACTTAAGTTTTGATATTAAGCATGTTGCCTTTGATAATATGTTGAACCTTAGATTGTTCAAGATTTACAGTTCCAATCCTGAAGTCCATCATGTAAACAATTTCCTCAAAGGCTCTCTCAGTTCTCTTCCTAATGTGCTAAGACTCCTGCATTGGGAGAACTATCCTCTGCAGTTTCTGCCTCAAAATTTTGATCCTATACACCTTGTTGAAATCAACATGCCGTACAGCCAACTTAAGAAACTTTGGGGTGGAACCAAG GACCTGGAGATGTTGAAGACAATCAGGCTTTGTCATTCCCAACAACTAGTTGATATTGACGATCTTTTAAAAGCTCAAAATCTTGAGGTAGTTGATCTCCAAGGCTGTACAAGACTGCAGAGTTTCCCAGCCACCGGTCAATTGCTACATTTACGAGTTGTAAATCTCTCAGGTTGCACAGAGATCAAAAGTTTCCCAGAAATTCCCCCAAATATTGAGACACTGAATCTACAGGGGACTGGTATAATAGAATTACCACTTTCCATTGTTAAGCCAAACTACAGAGAGCTTTTGAATCTTCTAGCTGAAATCCCGGGTCTTTCAGGTGTCTCAAACCTTGAGCAAAGTGATCTCAAACCTTTAACAAGCCTGATGAAAATTAGCACATCTTACCAAAATCCTGGCAAGCTTAGTTGCTTGGAGCTGAATGATTGTTCTCGTTTGCGAAGTCTGCCAAACATGGTTAATTTAGAACTTCTCAAAGCCCTTGATCTTTCTGGTTGCTCAGAGCTCGAGACTATCCAGGGTTTCCCACGGAACCTGAAAGAGTTATATCTTGTTGGCACTGCAGTAAGACAAGTGCCACAACTTCCTCAAAGTCTAGAATTCTTTAATGCCCATGGTTGTGTCTCTCTCAAATCAATTCGTTTGGACTTCAAGAAGCTTCCTGTGCATTACACATTTAGTAATTGTTTCGATCTATCTCCACAAGTGGTCAACGATTTTTTAGTGCAGGCGATGGCTAATGTGATTGCAAAACACATACCAAGAGAGCGTCATGTCACAGGCTTTTCTCAAAAGACTGTGCAGCGTTCGAGTCGTGACAGTCAGCAG GAACTCAACAAAACTTTGGCTTTCAGCTTCTGTGCGCCCTCACATGCGAATCAAAATTCCAAACTTGATCTGCAACCAGGATCTTCTTCAATGACACGACTAGATCCTTCTTGGAGGAACACACTTGTGGGCTTTGCTATGCTGGTGCAAGTCGCATTTTCCGAGGGTTACTGTGATGATACTGATTTTGGCATTAGTTGTGTTTGCAAATGGAAAAACAAGGAAGGCCACTCTCATAGGAGAGAAATAAATTTGCATTGTTGGGCTTTAGGGAAAGCTGTTGAAAGGGATCATACGTTTGTCTTCTTTGATGTCAACATGCGTCCAGATACCGATGAAGGAAATGACCCCGATATCTGGGCTGATTTAGTTGTTTTTGAGTTCTTTCCTGTcaataaacagagaaagccTCTAAATGATAGTTGCACAGTGACAAGATGTGGAGTCCGTTTAATAACTGCTGTAAACTGCAATACAAGTATCGAGAATATATCACCAGTTTTGTCCTTGGATCCGATGGAGGTTTCTGgtaatgaagatgaagaagtatTGAGAGTCAGATATGCTGGTTTACAGGAGATATATAaagctttgtttctttacaTAGCGGGTTTGTTCAATGACGAGGATGTTGGTTTGGTAGCACCACTTATTGCTAACATTATTGACATGGACGTTAGTTATGGGCTCAAGGTCTTAGCCTATAGGTCTCTCATACGTGTATCTTCCAATGGGGAAATAGTGATGCACTATTTGCTACGACAAATGGGTAAAGAAATCCTCCATACAGAATCAAAGAAGACTGACAAATTAGTCGACAATATTCAGAGTTCCATGATCGCAACAAAGGAAATCGAGATCACTCGTTCAAAGAGTCGCCGAAA GAACAACAAGGAAAAGAGAGTGGTTTGCGTAGTGGATCGAGGCAGCCGGTCCAGTGACCTATGGGTTTGGCGAAAGTATGGTCAAAAACCCATCAAAAGTTCTCCTTATCCAAG GAGTTACTATAGATGTGCCAGCTCGAAAGGTTGTTTTGCTAGGAAACAAGTCGAACGTAGCCGCACTGATCCAAATGTTTCAGTAATTACTTACATCTCTGAGCATAACCATCCATTCCCCACTCTACGCAATACTCTTGCCGGCTCCACTCGTTCCTCTTCCTCCAAATGCTCAGATGTAACTACTTCTGCCTCATCGACAGTCTCCCAAGACAAAGAAGGACCGGATAAATCCCATTTGCCTTCCTCCCCTGCTTCTCCTCCTTATGCGGCCATGGTGGTTAAGGAGGAGGACATGGAGCAATGGGACAATATGGAGTTCGATGTTGACGTTGAAGAAGATACTTTCATACCCGAATTATTTCCAGAGGATACCTTCGCTGATATGGACAAGCTTGAGGAAAATTCTCAGACTATGTTTCTCTCTCGCAGAAGCAGCGGAGGCAACATGGAAGCCCAAGGGAAGAACTCTAGTGATGATAGGGAGGTCAATTTACCTAGTAAAATTCTGAATAGATAG
- the TTR1 gene encoding Disease resistance protein (TIR-NBS-LRR class) (TOLERANT TO TOBACCO RINGSPOT NEPOVIRUS 1 (TTR1); FUNCTIONS IN: protein binding, sequence-specific DNA binding transcription factor activity; INVOLVED IN: response to virus, plant-type hypersensitive response; LOCATED IN: plasma membrane; EXPRESSED IN: 23 plant structures; EXPRESSED DURING: 13 growth stages; CONTAINS InterPro DOMAIN/s: DNA-binding WRKY (InterPro:IPR003657), NB-ARC (InterPro:IPR002182), Toll-Interleukin receptor (InterPro:IPR000157), Disease resistance protein (InterPro:IPR000767); BEST Arabidopsis thaliana protein match is: Disease resistance protein (TIR-NBS-LRR class) (TAIR:AT5G45260.1); Has 18972 Blast hits to 14972 proteins in 610 species: Archae - 6; Bacteria - 638; Metazoa - 199; Fungi - 9; Plants - 17764; Viruses - 2; Other Eukaryotes - 354 (source: NCBI BLink).): protein MTESEQIVYISCIEEVRYSFVSHLSKALQRKGVNDVFIDSDDSLSNESQSMVERARVSVMILPGNRTVSLDKLVKVLDCQKNKDQVVVPVLYGVRSSETEWLSALDSKGFSSVHHSRKECSDSQLVKETVRDVYEKLFYMERIGIYSKLLEIEKMINKQPLDIRCVGIWGMPGIGKTTLAKAVFDQMSGEFDAHCFIEDYTKAIQEKGVYCLLEEQFLKENAGASGTVTKLSLLRDRLNNKRVLVVLDDVRSPLVVESFLGGFDWFGPKSLIIITSKDKSVFRLCRVNQIYEVQGLNEKEALQLFSLCASIDDMAEQNLHEVSMKVIKYANGHPLALNLYGRELMGKKRPPEMEIAFLKLKECPPAIFVDAIKSSYDTLNDREKNIFLDIACFFQGENVDYVMQLLEGCGFFPHVGIDVLVEKSLVTISENRVRMHNLIQDVGRQIINRETRQTKRRSRLWEPCSIKYLLEDKEQNENEEQKTTFERAQVPEEIEGMFLDTSNLSFDIKHVAFDNMLNLRLFKIYSSNPEVHHVNNFLKGSLSSLPNVLRLLHWENYPLQFLPQNFDPIHLVEINMPYSQLKKLWGGTKDLEMLKTIRLCHSQQLVDIDDLLKAQNLEVVDLQGCTRLQSFPATGQLLHLRVVNLSGCTEIKSFPEIPPNIETLNLQGTGVSNLEQSDLKPLTSLMKISTSYQNPGKLSCLELNDCSRLRSLPNMVNLELLKALDLSGCSELETIQGFPRNLKELYLVGTAVRQVPQLPQSLEFFNAHGCVSLKSIRLDFKKLPVHYTFSNCFDLSPQVVNDFLVQAMANVIAKHIPRERHVTGFSQKTVQRSSRDSQQELNKTLAFSFCAPSHANQNSKLDLQPGSSSMTRLDPSWRNTLVGFAMLVQVAFSEGYCDDTDFGISCVCKWKNKEGHSHRREINLHCWALGKAVERDHTFVFFDVNMRPDTDEGNDPDIWADLVVFEFFPVNKQRKPLNDSCTVTRCGVRLITAVNCNTSIENISPVLSLDPMEVSGNEDEEVLRVRYAGLQEIYKALFLYIAGLFNDEDVGLVAPLIANIIDMDVSYGLKVLAYRSLIRVSSNGEIVMHYLLRQMGKEILHTESKKTDKLVDNIQSSMIATKEIEITRSKSRRKNNKEKRVVCVVDRGSRSSDLWVWRKYGQKPIKSSPYPRSYYRCASSKGCFARKQVERSRTDPNVSVITYISEHNHPFPTLRNTLAGSTRSSSSKCSDVTTSASSTVSQDKEGPDKSHLPSSPASPPYAAMVVKEEDMEQWDNMEFDVDVEEDTFIPELFPEDTFADMDKLEENSQTMFLSRRSSGGNMEAQGKNSSDDREVNLPSKILNR from the exons ATGACCGAGAGTGAGCAAATCGTCTACATCAGCTGCATAGAGGAGGTACGATACTCCTTCGTCAGCCACCTCTCCAAAGCTCTCCAGCGAAAAGGTGTAAACGATGTCTTCATCGATAGCGATGATTCGCTTTCCAACGAGTCTCAATCAATGGTCGAGAGAGCTAGGGTTTCTGTTATGATTTTACCAGGAAACCGTACGGTATCTCTTGACAAGCTCGTGAAGGTTCTCGATTGCCAGAAGAACAAAGATCAAGTGGTGGTTCCGGTGTTGTACGGTGTCAGATCATCAGAGACCGAATGGCTTAGCGCGCTGGATTCGAAAGGATTCTCATCAGTACACCATTCCAG GAAAGAATGTAGTGACTCCCAGCTTGTAAAAGAGACTGTTAGAGATGTGTATGAGAAGCTCTTTTATATGGAACGAATTGGAATATATTCGAAGCTGCTGGAGATTGAGAAAATGATTAACAAGCAACCGTTGGACATCCGTTGTGTTGGAATTTGGGGTATGCCTGGCATAGGCAAGACTACACTTGCTAAAGCAGTCTTTGACCAAATGTCTGGTGAGTTTGATGCTCATTGCTTTATTGAAGACTACACCAAAGCTATTCAAGAGAAGGGTGTTTATTGTTTGCTGGAGGAAcagtttttgaaagaaaatgcTGGTGCTAGTGGTACCGTTACGAAATTGAGCTTGCTTAGGGATAGATTAAACAATAAGAGGgttcttgttgttcttgatgatgtcCGCAGTCCTCTGGTTGTGGAGTCTTTTCTTGGAGGGTTTGACTGGTTTGGTCCCAAAAGTCTAATCATCATAACCTCCAAAGATAAATCGGTGTTTCGCCTTTGTCGAGTCAATCAAATATACGAGGTTCAGGGTTTAAATGAGAAAGAGGCTCTTCAACTCTTCTCTTTGTGTGCGTCTATAGACGATATGGCAGAGCAGAATCTCCACGAGGTGTCAATGAAAGTTATTAAATATGCTAATGGCCATCCATTAGCTCTCAATCTCTATGGCAGAGAACTGATGGGGAAGAAAAGACCACCAGAAATGGAGATAGCATTCCTCAAACTCAAGGAATGTCCTCCAGCTATTTTTGTTGATGCAATCAAGAGCTCGTATGACACACTCAATGACagggaaaaaaacatttttttggacATAGCTTGTTTCTTCCAGGGAGAAAATGTTGACTACGTGATGCAACTGCTTGAGGGTTGTGGTTTCTTTCCACATGTTGGAATTGATGTTCTTGTGGAGAAGAGTCTGGTGACTATTTCAGAAAACCGAGTGCGGATGCATAACTTGATCCAAGATGTTGGCCgacaaataataaatagagAAACAAGACAGACTAAGAGGCGCAGCAGACTGTGGGAACCTTGCAgcatcaaatatttattagaaGATAAGGAACAAAAcgaaaatgaagaacaaaaaacaacttttgaaCGTGCTCAG GTCCCTGAAGAGATCGAAGGCATGTTTCTGGACACATCAAACTTAAGTTTTGATATTAAGCATGTTGCCTTTGATAATATGTTGAACCTTAGATTGTTCAAGATTTACAGTTCCAATCCTGAAGTCCATCATGTAAACAATTTCCTCAAAGGCTCTCTCAGTTCTCTTCCTAATGTGCTAAGACTCCTGCATTGGGAGAACTATCCTCTGCAGTTTCTGCCTCAAAATTTTGATCCTATACACCTTGTTGAAATCAACATGCCGTACAGCCAACTTAAGAAACTTTGGGGTGGAACCAAG GACCTGGAGATGTTGAAGACAATCAGGCTTTGTCATTCCCAACAACTAGTTGATATTGACGATCTTTTAAAAGCTCAAAATCTTGAGGTAGTTGATCTCCAAGGCTGTACAAGACTGCAGAGTTTCCCAGCCACCGGTCAATTGCTACATTTACGAGTTGTAAATCTCTCAGGTTGCACAGAGATCAAAAGTTTCCCAGAAATTCCCCCAAATATTGAGACACTGAATCTACAGGGGACTG GTGTCTCAAACCTTGAGCAAAGTGATCTCAAACCTTTAACAAGCCTGATGAAAATTAGCACATCTTACCAAAATCCTGGCAAGCTTAGTTGCTTGGAGCTGAATGATTGTTCTCGTTTGCGAAGTCTGCCAAACATGGTTAATTTAGAACTTCTCAAAGCCCTTGATCTTTCTGGTTGCTCAGAGCTCGAGACTATCCAGGGTTTCCCACGGAACCTGAAAGAGTTATATCTTGTTGGCACTGCAGTAAGACAAGTGCCACAACTTCCTCAAAGTCTAGAATTCTTTAATGCCCATGGTTGTGTCTCTCTCAAATCAATTCGTTTGGACTTCAAGAAGCTTCCTGTGCATTACACATTTAGTAATTGTTTCGATCTATCTCCACAAGTGGTCAACGATTTTTTAGTGCAGGCGATGGCTAATGTGATTGCAAAACACATACCAAGAGAGCGTCATGTCACAGGCTTTTCTCAAAAGACTGTGCAGCGTTCGAGTCGTGACAGTCAGCAG GAACTCAACAAAACTTTGGCTTTCAGCTTCTGTGCGCCCTCACATGCGAATCAAAATTCCAAACTTGATCTGCAACCAGGATCTTCTTCAATGACACGACTAGATCCTTCTTGGAGGAACACACTTGTGGGCTTTGCTATGCTGGTGCAAGTCGCATTTTCCGAGGGTTACTGTGATGATACTGATTTTGGCATTAGTTGTGTTTGCAAATGGAAAAACAAGGAAGGCCACTCTCATAGGAGAGAAATAAATTTGCATTGTTGGGCTTTAGGGAAAGCTGTTGAAAGGGATCATACGTTTGTCTTCTTTGATGTCAACATGCGTCCAGATACCGATGAAGGAAATGACCCCGATATCTGGGCTGATTTAGTTGTTTTTGAGTTCTTTCCTGTcaataaacagagaaagccTCTAAATGATAGTTGCACAGTGACAAGATGTGGAGTCCGTTTAATAACTGCTGTAAACTGCAATACAAGTATCGAGAATATATCACCAGTTTTGTCCTTGGATCCGATGGAGGTTTCTGgtaatgaagatgaagaagtatTGAGAGTCAGATATGCTGGTTTACAGGAGATATATAaagctttgtttctttacaTAGCGGGTTTGTTCAATGACGAGGATGTTGGTTTGGTAGCACCACTTATTGCTAACATTATTGACATGGACGTTAGTTATGGGCTCAAGGTCTTAGCCTATAGGTCTCTCATACGTGTATCTTCCAATGGGGAAATAGTGATGCACTATTTGCTACGACAAATGGGTAAAGAAATCCTCCATACAGAATCAAAGAAGACTGACAAATTAGTCGACAATATTCAGAGTTCCATGATCGCAACAAAGGAAATCGAGATCACTCGTTCAAAGAGTCGCCGAAA GAACAACAAGGAAAAGAGAGTGGTTTGCGTAGTGGATCGAGGCAGCCGGTCCAGTGACCTATGGGTTTGGCGAAAGTATGGTCAAAAACCCATCAAAAGTTCTCCTTATCCAAG GAGTTACTATAGATGTGCCAGCTCGAAAGGTTGTTTTGCTAGGAAACAAGTCGAACGTAGCCGCACTGATCCAAATGTTTCAGTAATTACTTACATCTCTGAGCATAACCATCCATTCCCCACTCTACGCAATACTCTTGCCGGCTCCACTCGTTCCTCTTCCTCCAAATGCTCAGATGTAACTACTTCTGCCTCATCGACAGTCTCCCAAGACAAAGAAGGACCGGATAAATCCCATTTGCCTTCCTCCCCTGCTTCTCCTCCTTATGCGGCCATGGTGGTTAAGGAGGAGGACATGGAGCAATGGGACAATATGGAGTTCGATGTTGACGTTGAAGAAGATACTTTCATACCCGAATTATTTCCAGAGGATACCTTCGCTGATATGGACAAGCTTGAGGAAAATTCTCAGACTATGTTTCTCTCTCGCAGAAGCAGCGGAGGCAACATGGAAGCCCAAGGGAAGAACTCTAGTGATGATAGGGAGGTCAATTTACCTAGTAAAATTCTGAATAGATAG